The following coding sequences lie in one Oryza brachyantha chromosome 10, ObraRS2, whole genome shotgun sequence genomic window:
- the LOC102722898 gene encoding uncharacterized protein LOC102722898 yields the protein MSEFEEHSNGGGGGGHLHGYEWKLPATLSANTTSVHVTALDGVVNVNSLFTVAVFVGLSLATPGELRSLAGDPSCDAGPGVARSLLVLEVVAFSSFLFSSLVAQGLKLALNLINSKDPHDTLHAHIDARLLRLGMLASAVGSVVGCVFLVVSMVMVVQIRLGTLGCATNRAAAKAAAGLVGLVSTALAVYVGTVFYTFTH from the exons ATGTCTGA ATTCGAGGAGCACAgcaacggtggcggcggcggggggcacCTCCACGGGTACGAGTGGAAGCTGCCGGCGACGCTGTCGGCGAACACGACGAGCGTGCACGTGACGGCGCTGGACGGGGTGGTGAACGTGAACTCGCTCTTCACGGTGGCCGTCTTCGTGGGGCTCTCCCTGGCCACCCCCGGCGAGCTCCGcagcctcgccggcgacccgTCCTGCGACGCCGGGCCGGGGGTGGCGCGGTCGCTGCTGGTGCTGGAGGTGGtggccttctcctccttcctcttctccaGCCTCGTCGCGCAGGGGCTCAAGCTGGCGCTCAACCTCATCAACTCCAAGGACCCCCACGACACGCTCCACGCCCACATCGACGCCCGCCTGCTCCGCCTCGGCAtgctcgcctccgccgtcggcTCCGTCGTCGGGTGCGTCTTCCTCGTCGTGTCCATGGTAATGGTCGTCCAGATCCGCCTCGGCACGCTCGGCTGCGCCAccaaccgcgccgccgccaaggccgccgccggcctcgtcgGCCTCGTCTCCACCGCGCTCGCCGTCTACGTCGGCACCGTTTTCTACACCTTCACCCACTGA
- the LOC102699626 gene encoding probable glucuronosyltransferase GUT1 isoform X2 — protein sequence MFATEIFIHRFLLSSAVRTRDPEEADWFYAPVYTTCDLTPWGHPLTTRSPRIMRSAIRFVARSMPYWNRTEGADHFFVVPHDFAACFYFQEAKAIERGILPVLRRATLVQTFGQKNHACLKDGSITIPPYTPAHKIRARLLPPETPRSIFVYFRGLFYDTSNDPEGGYYARGARASVWENFKNNPFFDISTDHPATYYEDMQRSVFCLCPLGWAPWSPRLVEAVVFGCIPVIIADDIVLPFADAIPWEDIAVFVAEDDVPRLDTILTSIPLEAILRKQALLDSPAMKKTMLFPLHAEAGDAFHQILNALARKLPHGRGVFLEPGQKVLNWTEGTPEDLKPW from the exons ATGTTCGCCACGGAGATCTTCATCCACCGCTTCCTGCTGTCGAGCGCCGTCCGGACGCGGGACCCCGAGGAGGCCGACTGGTTCTACGCCCCGGTGTACACGACCTGCGACCTCACGCCGTGGGGCCACCCGCTCACCACCAGGTCGCCGCGCATCATGCGGAGCGCCATCCGGTTCGTCGCGCGGAGCATGCCCTACTGGAACCGCACCGAGGGGGCCGACCATTTCTTCGTCGTGCCGCATGACTTTGCGGCTTGCTTCTATTTCCAG GAAGCGAAAGCGATCGAGCGAGGCATTCTCCCGGTGCTGCGGCGTGCAACGCTGGTCCAGACATTTGGGCAGAAGAACCATGCGTGCCTCAAGGATGGCTCCATCACCATTCCGCCGTACACTCCTGCTCACAAGATAAGAGCTCGCCTTCTTCCTCCCGAGACCCCTCGCTCCATCTTCGTCTACTTCCGTGGTTTGTTCTACGATACTTCCAATGATCCTGAGGGTGGTTACTATGCAAG GGGCGCCCGTGCATCGGTGTGGGAGAACTTCAAGAACAATCCGTTCTTCGACATCTCGACGGACCACCCGGCGACCTACTACGAGGACATGCAGCGCTCCGTCTTCTGCCTCTGCCCGCTCGGCTGGGCCCCGTGGAGCCCGCGCCTGGTGGAGGCCGTGGTGTTCGGCTGCATCCCGGTGATCATCGCCGACGACATCGTGCTCCCCTTCGCGGACGCCATCCCGTGGGAGGACATCGCCGTGTTCGTGGCCGAGGACGACGTCCCGAGGCTGGACACCATCCTCACCTCCATCCCGCTGGAGGCGATCCTCCGGAAGCAGGCGCTGCTCGACAGCCCGGCGATGAAGAAGACGATGCTGTTCCCGCTGCACGCCGAGGCCGGCGACGCCTTCCACCAGATCCTCAACGCGCTGGCGCGGAAGCTGCCCCATGGCAGGGGCGTCTTCCTGGAGCCCGGCCAGAAGGTGCTCAACTGGACGGAGGGGACGCCGGAGGACCTCAAGCcatggtag
- the LOC102699344 gene encoding UDP-glycosyltransferase 73C1-like — MAAAEELHFLLVPLAAQGHIIPMVEVGRLLAARGARVTVVTTPVNAARNRAAVEGARREGVEIELTEVAFPGREFGLPDGVENMDQLVDLAMYQAFFKAFWSMEAALEEYVRALPRRPDCLVADACNPWTAPVCDRLGIPRLVMHCPSAYFLLAVHCLAKHGVYDRVVDHLEPFEVPAFPVRAVGNKATFHGFFKWPGAEKFDHDVDEAEATADGLLINTFRDIEGVFVDAYAAALGRTTWAIGPTCAARLDAEASASRGNRADVDAGRIVSWLDARPPESVLYVSFGSLAHLRPKQVIELALGLEASGRPFIWAIKEAKLAAVSEWLDGEGYEERVGDRGLLVRGWAPQVTILSHPAAGGFVTHCGWNATLEAISHGVPTLTWPIFSDQFSSERLLVDVLGVGVRSGVKVPTLFLPAEAEGVHVASADVVKVVTELMDGGAEGAARRARAKEFAAKATAAVEEGGSSHADLTDMIGYISELSTKKQLGEKSTNNTEADAALSVVPS; from the coding sequence atggcggcggcggaggagctccaCTTCCTGTTGGTTCCGCTCGCGGCGCAGGGCCACATCATCCCGATGGTGGAAGTGGGGCGCCTCCTCGCGGCCCGGGGCGCGCGCGTCACCGTCGTCACCACGCCGGTCAACGCCGCGCGGAACAGGGCGGCCGTGGAGGGAGCGCGGAGGGAAGGCGTGGAGATCGAGCTCACCGAGGTCGCGTTCCCCGGCCGGGAGTTCGGCCTTCCGGACGGCGTGGAGAACATGGACCAGCTGGTGGACTTGGCCATGTACCAGGCGTTCTTCAAGGCCTTCTGGAGCAtggaggcggcgctggaggaGTACGTGCGGGCGCTGCCTCGCCGGCCGGActgcctcgtcgccgacgcctgcAACCCGTGGACGGCGCCCGTCTGCGACCGACTCGGCATCCCGCGCCTCGTCATGCACTGCCCGTCGGCCTACTTCCTTCTCGCCGTCCACTGTCTCGCCAAGCACGGCGTGTACGACCGCGTCGTCGACCACCTGGAGCCGTTCGAGGTGCCGGCCTTCCCGGTGCGCGCCGTCGGAAACAAGGCCACGTTCCACGGCTTCTTCAAGTGGCCCGGCGCGGAGAAGTTCGACCACGACGTGGACGAGGCCGAGGCCACCGCCGACGGCCTGCTCATCAACACGTTCCGCGACATCGAGGGCGTCTTCGTGGACGCctacgcggcggcgctcggccgGACGACGTGGGCAATCGGGCCGACGTGCGCCGCCAGGTTGGACGCCGAAGCCAGCGCCAGCCGGGGCAAccgcgccgacgtcgacgccggccGGATCGTGTCGTGGCTCGACGCCCGGCCGCCGGAGTCCGTGCTGTACGTCAGCTTCGGCAGCCTCGCGCACCTCCGGCCCAAGCAGGTAATCGAGCTCGCCCTTGGCCTCGAGGCGTCGGGGCGGCCATTCATCTGGGCGATCAAGGAGGccaagctcgccgccgtgAGCGAGTGGCTCGACGGCGAGGGGTACGAGGAGCGCGTCGGCGACAGGGGCCTCCTGGTGCGCGGGTGGGCGCCGCAGGTGACCATCCTCTCCCacccggcggcgggcgggttCGTCACCCACTGCGGGTGGAACGCGACGCTGGAGGCCATCTCCCACGGCGTGCCGACGCTGACGTGGCCCATCTTCTCCGACCAGTTCAGCAGCGAGCGGCTACTCGTGGACgtgctcggcgtcggcgtcagGTCGGGCGTGAAGGTGCCCACCCTGTTCCTCCCCGCGGAGGCCGAGGGTGTGCACGTTGCCAGCGCCGACGTCGTCAAGGTGGTGACCGAGCTGATGGACGGCGGAGCGGaaggcgcggcgaggagggcgcgCGCCAAGGAGTTCGCcgcgaaggcgacggcggcggtggaggaagGTGGGTCGTCGCACGCCGACCTGACGGACATGATCGGCTACATCTCGGAGCTGTCGACGAAGAAGCAGCTCGGAGAGAAGAGCACCAACAACACCGAAGCAGATGCTGCCTTGTCAGTAGTACCATCCTAG
- the LOC102699626 gene encoding probable glucuronosyltransferase GUT1 isoform X1, which yields MPRINPTTTYFHPPSRRAKAARPDRRSGAVMAARRAPALALALALLLAFSDDAAQVGAAEAIGRIQDDPTGRLKVYVYDLPPKYNKNILAKDSRCLSHMFATEIFIHRFLLSSAVRTRDPEEADWFYAPVYTTCDLTPWGHPLTTRSPRIMRSAIRFVARSMPYWNRTEGADHFFVVPHDFAACFYFQEAKAIERGILPVLRRATLVQTFGQKNHACLKDGSITIPPYTPAHKIRARLLPPETPRSIFVYFRGLFYDTSNDPEGGYYARGARASVWENFKNNPFFDISTDHPATYYEDMQRSVFCLCPLGWAPWSPRLVEAVVFGCIPVIIADDIVLPFADAIPWEDIAVFVAEDDVPRLDTILTSIPLEAILRKQALLDSPAMKKTMLFPLHAEAGDAFHQILNALARKLPHGRGVFLEPGQKVLNWTEGTPEDLKPW from the exons ATGCCAAGAATTAATCCAACCACCACCTACTTCCACCCTCCATCTCGTCGAGCCAAGGCAGCGCGGCCGGACCGCCGGAGCGGTGCGGTaatggcggcgaggagggcgccggcgctggcccTGGCGCTCGCCTTGCTTCTCGCCTTCTCCGACGACGCCGCTCAggtcggcgcggcggaggccatCGGCCGGATCCAAG ACGATCCAACTGGAAGGCTCAAGGTGTACGTCTACGATCTGCCTCCCAAATACAACAAGAACATACTGGCGAAGGACTCGAGGTGCCTGAGCCACATGTTCGCCACGGAGATCTTCATCCACCGCTTCCTGCTGTCGAGCGCCGTCCGGACGCGGGACCCCGAGGAGGCCGACTGGTTCTACGCCCCGGTGTACACGACCTGCGACCTCACGCCGTGGGGCCACCCGCTCACCACCAGGTCGCCGCGCATCATGCGGAGCGCCATCCGGTTCGTCGCGCGGAGCATGCCCTACTGGAACCGCACCGAGGGGGCCGACCATTTCTTCGTCGTGCCGCATGACTTTGCGGCTTGCTTCTATTTCCAG GAAGCGAAAGCGATCGAGCGAGGCATTCTCCCGGTGCTGCGGCGTGCAACGCTGGTCCAGACATTTGGGCAGAAGAACCATGCGTGCCTCAAGGATGGCTCCATCACCATTCCGCCGTACACTCCTGCTCACAAGATAAGAGCTCGCCTTCTTCCTCCCGAGACCCCTCGCTCCATCTTCGTCTACTTCCGTGGTTTGTTCTACGATACTTCCAATGATCCTGAGGGTGGTTACTATGCAAG GGGCGCCCGTGCATCGGTGTGGGAGAACTTCAAGAACAATCCGTTCTTCGACATCTCGACGGACCACCCGGCGACCTACTACGAGGACATGCAGCGCTCCGTCTTCTGCCTCTGCCCGCTCGGCTGGGCCCCGTGGAGCCCGCGCCTGGTGGAGGCCGTGGTGTTCGGCTGCATCCCGGTGATCATCGCCGACGACATCGTGCTCCCCTTCGCGGACGCCATCCCGTGGGAGGACATCGCCGTGTTCGTGGCCGAGGACGACGTCCCGAGGCTGGACACCATCCTCACCTCCATCCCGCTGGAGGCGATCCTCCGGAAGCAGGCGCTGCTCGACAGCCCGGCGATGAAGAAGACGATGCTGTTCCCGCTGCACGCCGAGGCCGGCGACGCCTTCCACCAGATCCTCAACGCGCTGGCGCGGAAGCTGCCCCATGGCAGGGGCGTCTTCCTGGAGCCCGGCCAGAAGGTGCTCAACTGGACGGAGGGGACGCCGGAGGACCTCAAGCcatggtag